The Sphingomonas sanxanigenens DSM 19645 = NX02 genome includes a region encoding these proteins:
- a CDS encoding autotransporter outer membrane beta-barrel domain-containing protein, translating into MRKLLAGTCLLPLTTLPGMAFAQTTISTTRTTPVLTSTAGDVTIGEDGAIELDSGIAVTVDSDNSVSSAGDITITDADGATGILADDGISGTITSSGTITLDESYEAEDSDDDDDLDGPFAEGISRYGIRTSGAFTGTIDNSGTITVQGDDSAGIHLGGTLDGSLTSSGTISVVGDHGYGVRTGDVTGSVTLEGAISVTGEGSIGYAAEGDIGGALVIQGSVYATGYRYTSSPADTSVLEADDLLQGGPAVWVQGNVGGGILLAAPPGDDDEDEDDEDGDGVTDSEEGTAAVTAYGGQPAMLVGSTQAISIGAIAGDAAGAGLAIDGSVIGYGIYEGIDGTGVRIGGEGGTVSIAGGIRVGGSVAAYSLSDATGLAIADGATVPLLTNSGTIAAAGGYEDGELSRALLITAGGSLPSLVNSGAIGATTYTDGTAYAIQDLSGTLTTISNSGTITASSGSAGNSIAIDVSANASGVTLAQFQSDVEDSAAPGIVGDIRFGSGSDVLTVSAGTVSGDIGFGAGDNVAALSGTSKTSGTIGFGAGNDRLTLADSATFAGDVDFGGGADAMTLSGSASFAGAVTNSAGLTLNVDGGSFLPTNTGTLALSALTVGSGGTIGVTIGSDGSSTGYAVAGAASFATGSTLDVSLSSVLGSEGSFTVVTAAALTGTPTATLPYLFDSSLTADAGSLTLTIARKAASALGLNRWEGAAYDAILSVVDSDADMASVLLDKTDQAGVRSVFRQMLPDHAGGTFETVTAGSRAAMRFLEDQGGPKDDRGFRLLFQQVGWSGSKDAGQTAAYDILGWGMVGGAEIDTGIGTVGGTLAYLIGRNSDGGTSNEVLANQFETSLFWRLRRGGLSTYARASAGWISFDGRRFFNDDIDGSAVERTAKANWSGTLLSGAAGASYTLQAGRLSLRPIGAIDYYRLSEDARTETGGGTAFDLSVAARKSDELAATTSLAIGYDLKKPDADGGYFRIEAEGGLRTILGGAIDSTVASFSSGASFTLDPEQRADGWLARLRLSGGDSRFGISGEASAEERQGSVGVGVRAVLKSAF; encoded by the coding sequence ATGCGCAAGCTGCTGGCGGGCACCTGCCTGCTGCCCCTCACCACGCTGCCCGGCATGGCCTTCGCCCAGACGACGATCAGCACCACCCGGACGACGCCGGTCCTCACCTCCACCGCGGGCGACGTCACCATCGGCGAGGATGGCGCGATCGAACTGGACAGCGGCATCGCGGTAACGGTGGACAGCGACAACAGCGTCTCCAGCGCGGGAGACATCACCATCACCGACGCGGACGGCGCCACCGGTATCCTCGCCGATGACGGGATCAGCGGCACCATCACCAGCAGCGGCACGATCACGCTCGACGAGAGCTATGAGGCCGAGGATTCGGATGATGACGACGATCTCGACGGCCCCTTCGCCGAGGGCATCAGCCGCTATGGCATCCGCACATCGGGTGCGTTCACCGGAACGATCGACAACAGCGGCACGATCACCGTGCAGGGCGACGACTCGGCGGGCATCCATCTCGGCGGCACGCTCGACGGATCGCTGACCAGCAGCGGCACGATCAGCGTCGTCGGCGACCACGGCTATGGCGTGCGCACCGGCGACGTTACCGGGTCGGTGACGCTGGAAGGCGCGATCTCGGTCACCGGCGAGGGCAGCATCGGCTATGCCGCCGAGGGCGACATCGGTGGCGCGCTCGTGATCCAGGGATCGGTCTACGCCACCGGCTATCGCTATACGAGTTCGCCCGCCGACACCTCGGTGCTCGAGGCGGACGACCTGCTGCAGGGCGGCCCCGCGGTGTGGGTGCAGGGCAATGTCGGCGGGGGCATCCTGCTCGCGGCGCCCCCAGGCGATGATGACGAGGATGAGGATGACGAGGATGGCGACGGCGTCACCGACAGCGAGGAGGGCACTGCGGCCGTCACCGCCTATGGCGGCCAGCCCGCTATGCTGGTGGGATCGACGCAGGCGATCAGCATCGGTGCGATCGCCGGCGATGCCGCCGGTGCCGGGCTTGCGATCGACGGTAGCGTCATCGGCTATGGCATCTACGAGGGCATCGACGGCACCGGCGTGAGGATCGGCGGCGAGGGCGGCACCGTCTCGATCGCGGGCGGCATCCGCGTCGGCGGCTCGGTCGCAGCCTATTCGCTGAGCGACGCGACCGGCCTCGCCATCGCCGACGGCGCCACCGTGCCGCTGCTGACCAACAGCGGCACGATCGCCGCGGCCGGCGGCTATGAGGACGGCGAACTGTCGCGCGCGCTGCTGATCACCGCGGGAGGCAGCCTGCCGTCTCTGGTCAACAGCGGTGCGATCGGCGCGACCACCTATACGGATGGCACCGCCTATGCGATCCAGGACCTGTCGGGCACGCTGACGACGATCAGCAACAGCGGCACCATCACCGCCAGTTCGGGCAGCGCCGGCAACTCGATCGCGATCGACGTGAGCGCCAACGCCAGCGGCGTCACGCTTGCCCAGTTCCAATCGGACGTCGAGGATTCGGCTGCCCCGGGGATCGTCGGCGACATCCGTTTCGGCAGCGGCAGCGACGTTCTCACCGTCTCCGCCGGCACGGTAAGCGGCGACATCGGCTTCGGCGCGGGCGACAATGTCGCGGCGCTGAGCGGGACCAGCAAGACCAGCGGCACCATCGGCTTCGGCGCGGGCAATGACCGGCTGACGTTGGCGGACAGCGCCACTTTCGCGGGCGACGTGGATTTCGGCGGCGGCGCCGATGCGATGACGCTGTCGGGCAGCGCCAGCTTCGCGGGCGCGGTCACCAACAGCGCCGGGCTGACGCTGAATGTCGATGGCGGCAGCTTCCTGCCGACGAACACCGGCACGCTCGCCCTCTCCGCGCTGACCGTCGGCAGCGGCGGCACCATCGGCGTGACGATCGGCAGCGATGGCAGCAGCACCGGCTATGCGGTGGCGGGCGCGGCGAGCTTCGCGACCGGATCGACGCTCGACGTCAGCCTGTCGAGCGTGCTGGGGTCGGAGGGCAGCTTCACCGTCGTCACCGCCGCCGCGCTGACCGGCACGCCGACCGCGACCTTGCCCTATCTGTTCGACAGCAGCCTCACCGCCGACGCCGGCAGCCTGACATTGACGATCGCGCGCAAGGCCGCATCGGCCCTGGGCCTCAACCGCTGGGAAGGCGCCGCCTATGACGCGATCCTGTCGGTGGTCGACAGCGACGCGGACATGGCATCGGTGCTGCTCGACAAGACCGACCAGGCCGGGGTGCGATCTGTGTTCCGCCAGATGCTGCCCGATCATGCCGGCGGCACCTTCGAGACGGTGACGGCGGGCTCACGCGCGGCGATGCGCTTTCTGGAGGATCAGGGCGGCCCTAAGGACGATCGCGGCTTCCGCCTGCTCTTCCAGCAGGTCGGCTGGAGCGGATCCAAGGACGCCGGGCAGACCGCAGCCTATGACATTCTCGGCTGGGGCATGGTCGGCGGTGCGGAGATCGACACCGGCATCGGCACCGTCGGCGGCACGCTCGCCTATCTGATCGGCCGCAACAGCGACGGCGGCACCTCCAACGAAGTGCTGGCGAACCAGTTCGAGACCAGCCTGTTCTGGCGCCTGCGGCGCGGTGGCCTCTCCACCTATGCGCGCGCATCGGCAGGGTGGATCAGCTTCGACGGCCGCCGCTTCTTCAACGACGATATCGACGGCAGCGCGGTGGAGCGCACCGCCAAGGCCAATTGGAGCGGCACCTTGCTGTCCGGCGCGGCCGGCGCCTCCTATACCTTGCAGGCAGGCCGCCTCAGCCTGCGCCCGATCGGCGCGATCGACTATTACCGGCTGAGCGAGGATGCGCGCACCGAAACCGGCGGCGGCACCGCGTTCGACCTCAGCGTGGCCGCGCGCAAGAGCGACGAGCTTGCGGCGACGACCAGCCTCGCGATCGGCTATGACCTGAAGAAGCCGGATGCGGACGGCGGCTATTTCCGGATCGAGGCGGAAGGCGGGCTGCGCACCATCCTCGGCGGCGCGATCGACAGCACCGTCGCGAGCTTCTCCTCGGGCGCCAGCTTCACCCTCGACCCCGAGCAGCGCGCCGACGGCTGGCTGGCGCGGCTGCGGCTAAGCGGCGGCGATTCGCGCTTCGGCATCAGCGGCGAGGCGAGCGCGGAGGAGCGGCAGGGCAGCGTCGGCGTCGGGGTGCGGGCGGTGCTGAAGTCGGCGTTTTGA
- the aguB gene encoding N-carbamoylputrescine amidase, protein MTKVKVAALQLAFGDDIDANIAAVSALVREAAAQGAKIILPPELFEGPYFCRVEDESLFANARPVGEHKAVLAMQALAKELQVYIPTSFFEADGPHHYNSLAMIDDAGEVMGVYRKSHIPDGPGYEEKFYFRPGNTGFKVWKTRYGTIGVGICWDQWYPETARAMMLMGAEILFYPTAIGNEPHDPDLDTSRLWQRAMIGHSVSNVVPVVASNRVGTECGQTFYGHSFITDQRGDFVADYKRDETGVLVAEVDIDLAKKHRAAFGFFRDRRPELYGRLVQDI, encoded by the coding sequence ATGACGAAGGTGAAGGTGGCTGCGCTGCAGCTTGCATTCGGTGACGATATCGACGCGAACATCGCGGCGGTGAGCGCGCTGGTGCGGGAGGCGGCGGCGCAAGGTGCGAAGATCATCCTGCCGCCCGAGCTGTTCGAAGGCCCCTATTTCTGCCGCGTCGAGGACGAGAGCCTGTTCGCCAACGCCAGGCCGGTGGGCGAGCACAAGGCGGTGCTGGCGATGCAGGCGCTGGCGAAGGAATTGCAGGTCTATATCCCGACCAGCTTCTTCGAGGCGGATGGACCGCATCATTATAACAGCCTGGCGATGATCGACGATGCCGGCGAGGTGATGGGCGTCTATCGCAAGAGCCACATCCCCGATGGCCCCGGCTATGAGGAGAAATTCTACTTCCGCCCCGGCAACACCGGCTTCAAGGTGTGGAAGACGCGCTACGGCACGATCGGCGTCGGCATCTGCTGGGATCAATGGTATCCCGAGACCGCGCGCGCGATGATGCTGATGGGCGCCGAGATCCTGTTCTACCCCACCGCGATCGGCAACGAGCCGCATGATCCGGACCTCGACACCAGCCGGCTGTGGCAGCGCGCGATGATCGGCCACAGCGTGTCCAACGTCGTGCCGGTGGTCGCATCCAACCGCGTCGGCACCGAATGCGGCCAGACCTTCTACGGCCACAGCTTCATCACCGACCAGCGCGGGGATTTCGTCGCCGACTACAAGCGCGACGAGACCGGCGTGCTGGTGGCCGAGGTGGATATCGACCTCGCGAAAAAGCATCGCGCGGCGTTCGGCTTCTTCCGCGATCGGCGGCCGGAGCTTTACGGGCGTCTGGTTCAGGATATCTGA
- a CDS encoding agmatine deiminase family protein, with protein sequence MTLLRQPAEWAPHDWVWIGFPSHPELWEEDLAPARVEVAAFANAVHADGRGEQVRLVVADIESSEAALALVDDGVIVEIAPFGDIWLRDTGPILVTHAGERVARDFDFNWWGNKYELPGDEDVGGRLADAAKLATTRHGWVLEGGAIDTDGTGLAVTTEQCLLNPNRNPDLSRTEIEARLANDLGLDRVLWLGEGLANDHTDGHVDNLARFVAPGVLALPVPAGEDDPNADVYADAWARARAFGLEPAPIPSPGLIEAEGEAIPASYMNFYIGNATVVVPQYGAANDEAAVQAIQALFPGRVAVGQHADHILTGGGSFHCISQQAPSI encoded by the coding sequence ATGACGCTGCTTCGACAGCCCGCCGAGTGGGCGCCGCATGACTGGGTGTGGATCGGCTTTCCCAGCCATCCCGAACTGTGGGAGGAAGATCTCGCGCCCGCCCGCGTCGAGGTCGCCGCCTTCGCCAACGCCGTCCATGCCGACGGGCGCGGCGAGCAGGTCCGCCTCGTCGTCGCCGACATCGAATCCTCCGAGGCCGCGCTGGCGCTGGTCGACGACGGCGTGATCGTCGAGATCGCGCCGTTCGGCGACATCTGGCTGCGCGACACCGGCCCGATCCTCGTCACCCACGCCGGCGAGCGCGTGGCACGCGACTTCGACTTCAACTGGTGGGGCAACAAATATGAACTGCCCGGCGACGAGGATGTCGGCGGGCGGCTGGCGGATGCGGCGAAGCTCGCCACCACCCGCCATGGCTGGGTGCTTGAAGGCGGCGCGATCGACACCGACGGGACGGGGCTTGCGGTGACGACCGAACAATGCCTGCTCAATCCCAACCGCAACCCGGACCTGAGCCGCACGGAGATCGAAGCGCGGCTGGCGAATGACCTCGGGCTGGACCGGGTGCTGTGGCTGGGCGAGGGCCTCGCCAACGACCATACCGACGGCCATGTCGACAATCTCGCGCGCTTCGTGGCGCCGGGCGTGCTCGCGCTGCCGGTGCCGGCGGGCGAGGACGATCCCAATGCGGACGTCTATGCCGACGCCTGGGCGCGCGCGCGCGCGTTCGGCCTCGAACCGGCACCGATCCCCTCCCCCGGGCTGATCGAGGCAGAGGGCGAGGCGATCCCGGCGAGCTATATGAATTTCTATATCGGCAATGCCACCGTCGTCGTTCCGCAATATGGCGCTGCCAATGACGAAGCGGCGGTGCAGGCGATCCAGGCGCTGTTTCCCGGCCGGGTTGCGGTGGGCCAGCACGCCGACCATATCCTGACCGGCGGCGGCAGCTTCCACTGCATCAGCCAGCAGGCGCCGTCGATCTAG